Proteins co-encoded in one Salvia splendens isolate huo1 chromosome 4, SspV2, whole genome shotgun sequence genomic window:
- the LOC121800790 gene encoding uncharacterized protein LOC121800790, with product MTRRPVHVKKYDGKRLRAICRGKSCEWYVYARRVESHNDTDFVVLNMQRDHAHTCSQVLDQRWLTSKWLAERYMEKIKANPHIPLAAIRQCVDEEFGLQVGRMKAYRARDSALEGIFGKAGLQYRRLFDYKAELERTHADSSVHIHNDNFRDPEVVSPRFLRGQLVTAMGIDPNNGWWPIAWAVTEAESYEQWKWFLGYLAEDLLIRENAPRFVFMSDQQKICGLAKVILEDFPQNEHRFCVQHIYNNFKKRFIGENFKEMLWELASSTTQEEYVERMNALWIIYPQAHQYLLGVAPKEKWVKAYFSPHVCCDVILNNICETFNSKIAIARELAIVTMLEEIRTSQMEKIQIRGQWIKTYAHAMPPVIKEIVDKYLARASSWRPTWNGEDSYQVSGPSGQYVVNMRKFTCSCRLWQLNRIPCTHAIATINKNGKDVADYVSCYYLRSTMTLLYENVLYPINGMDNWPKNSEVGFELAPPRTKRQRGRPKKLRREDLQIFTFITFHAKFGFKITMHNTIGSELFFKPVSFELDLLKPIVCKVHHQSGAGLRQGMELSEMPFKAKRPFGPKNGYKYLIRD from the exons ATGACGAGACGCCCGGTACATGTGAAGAAGTATGATGGCAAAAGACTTCGTGCTATTTGTAGAGGAAAGTCTTGTGAATGGTATGTATATGCAAGACGGGTCGAATCCCACAACGATACCGATTTTGTTGTTCTGAATATGCAGAGAGACCATGCACACACATGCTCTCAAGTGTTGGATCAGAGATGGCTGACGTCAAAATGGCTAGCTGAGCGATACATGGAGAAGATAAAAGCGAATCCCCATATCCCATTGGCAGCCATAAGGCAGTGTGTGGATGAGGAGTTCGGACTCCAAGTTGGTAGAATGAAGGCGTACCGAGCAAGAGACAGTGCATTGGAAGGTATTTTTGGCAAGGCAGGACTCCAGTATCGGAGACTTTTCGATTACAAAGCTGAACTGGAACGGACGCACGCTGACTCTAGTGTGCACATACATAACGACAACTTCAGGGATCCTGAAGTTGTGAGCCCGAGATTCTTGAG AGGCCAACTTGTGACGGCCATGGGAATTGATCCAAATAATGGTTGGTGGCCTATTGCATGGGCGGTGACTGAGGCCGAAAGCTACGAACAGTGGAAATGGTTTCTAGGCTATCTGGCAGAGGACCTCCTCATACGTGAAAATGCCCCCAGATTTGTCTTCATGTCTGACCAGCAAAAGATATGT GGTCTTGCAAAGGTAATCCTTGAGGATTTTCCACAGAACGAGCATCGCTTCTGTGTGCAGCACAtatacaacaacttcaagaagcGTTTCATCGGAGAGAATTTTAAGGAGATGTTGTGGGAGCTTGCGTCGAGTACAACCCAGGAAGAGTATGTTGAGCGGATGAATGCACTGTGGATTATATATCCACAAGCACATCAATACCTACTCGGCGTAGCTCCCAAGGAAAAATGGGTGAAGGCTTATTTCTCTCCGCATGTTTGTTGTGATGTTATCCTCAATAATATATGCGAGACCTTTAATTCGAAGATAGCAATTGCTCGTGAGTTGGCCATTGTCACCATGTTGGAGGAGATCAGGACAAGTCAAATGGAGAAGATACAGATTAGAGGCCAGTGGATCAAGACGTACGCTCATGCCATGCCGCCTGTTATCAAAGAGATTGTTGATAAGTATTTGGCGAGGGCTTCTTCATGGAGACCCACATGGAACGGAGAAGATTCTTACCAAGTCTCTGGACCGTCAGGTCAGTACGTAGTGAACATGCGGAAATTTACTTGTTCTTGCAGACTGTGGCAGCTGAATAGAATCCCATGCACCCACGCCATCGCTACAATCAACAAGAATGGTAAGGATGTAGCAGACTATGTCTCCTGCTATTATTTGCGGTCCACCATGACGCTATTGTACGAGAATGTCCTCTACCCAATCAACGGGATGGATAATTGGCCGAAGAACTCAGAAGTTGGATTTGAACTGGCACCTCCTAGGACAAAGCGCCAACGTGGACGGCCAAAAAAACTGAGGCGTGAAGATCTACAG ATCTTTACATTCATCACTTTTCATGCGAAATTTGGCTTCAAGATCACCATGCACAATACTATTGGATCGGAGTTGTTCTTCAAACCTGTCTCGTTCGAGCTTGATTTGTTGAAA CCTATTGTCTGCAAAGTGCATCATCAGAGCGGAGCAGGACTGCGACAGGGAATGGAATTGTCTGAAATGCCCTTCAAGGCAAAACGGCCTTTTGGTccgaaaaatggctacaaatatCTCATTCGTGATTAG
- the LOC121799991 gene encoding zinc finger protein ZAT5-like has product MLQEVAMVKGKRSKRPRSASPLTLTIASTSSSNAVVSDASPSHSSRNDEEEEEEEEDMANCLILLSEGILPPQQPRASAEVYQCKTCSKCFSSFQALGGHRASHKKPNKPTSLEEKKQLSDEDTNLSLQIISHRPVSSGSPRVHECAICGAEFGSGQALGGHMRRHKPIPGVKKARNNVLSLDLNLPAPEDDQPESMFPFAAKEQVIVFAASPLIDCHY; this is encoded by the coding sequence ATGCTACAAGAAGTCGCTATGGTCAAGGGCAAGAGGAGCAAACGGCCTCGCTCGGCCTCCCCGCTCACCTTAACCATCGCCAGCACCTCCTCCTCCAACGCCGTTGTAAGCGACGCCTCGCCTTCTCACTCCAGCCGtaacgacgaggaggaggaggaggaggaggaagacaTGGCCAACTGTTTGATCCTCTTATCCGAAGGTATATTGCCACCACAACAACCACGTGCGTCTGCAGAAGTTTACCAGTGCAAAACGTGCAGCAAGTGTTTCTCGTCCTTCCAAGCATTGGGTGGTCACAGAGCCAGTCACAAGAAGCCGAATAAGCCAACAAGCCTAGAAGAAAAGAAGCAATTGAGTGACGAAGACACAAATCTCTCACTGCAAATAATTTCACATAGACCGGTGTCGTCCGGCAGCCCCAGGGTCCATGAGTGCGCCATATGCGGCGCGGAATTTGGCTCGGGGCAGGCGCTGGGCGGACACATGCGCCGGCACAAGCCGATTCCGGGAGTGAAGAAGGCGAGGAATAACGTGTTGTCGTTAGACCTCAATCTTCCGGCGCCGGAAGACGATCAGCCGGAATCTATGTTTCCTTTTGCGGCAAAGGAACAAGTCATAGTCTTTGCTGCTTCGCCGTTAATTGATTGCCATTATTAA
- the LOC121800791 gene encoding zinc finger MYM-type protein 1-like, producing MDRYFKKLSPSVAASSSSVNGPTLLGIVHVSDTVATTLEKALDSLLSTHGLSVSSLRGQGYDGASNMRGEFNGLKSLILKRNPSAYYVHCFAHQLQLTIVAVAKRHTSISSCKRRDVLRESQRAKVVEGIASDEINTGRGLNQEKSLTRPGDTRWSSHYGTLINLMHLFFSINDVLEYVGENGYEDAHRPEALDVQEILNHFEVIFVLHLMRKLLGITHDLSQVLQKKDQDIVNAMNLVKVAKTRLQVMREKGWEVLLTKVTKFCRANEIDVLDMEDECVVRGRGRRKIEKIKNLHHYRVELFCSVIDMQAQELNHRFNEVNTDLLLCMTCFDPRDSFSAFDSEKLLRLAKYYPSEFSEVTLYELESQLDNFIFDMRTDERFSKVSRIAGLAQNMVSTRKHENFALLKITLPEPVPPPPPPEPVLSPPPLEPVPSPPPPYAVNHQLNLPPLPFHREARPQRVTDRHRQMHPSLRRPDFHETDLGPSAGEDAVGRLLLLLLGFDSDLADAGDFWRGRLGVVEAFLEEERGGLVRAEAVAGAED from the exons atggaTCGATATTTTAAGAAACTTTCTCCTAGTGTTGCTGCTTCATCTTCGTCAGTTAATGGACCTACACTTCTTGGTATTGTGCATGTAAGTGATACGGTTGCAACCACACTTGAGAAGGCACTTGATTCTTTGTTATCGACTCATGGTTTAAGTGTATCAAGTTTGAGAGGTCAAGGATATGATGGTGCAAGCAACATGAGAGGAGAATTCAATGGGTTGAAAAGTTTGATTCTCAAGAGAAATCCTAGTGCTTATTATGTTCATTGTTTTGCACATCAGCTTCAACTCACAATTGTTGCTGTTGCTAAAAGACATACAAGTATTAG TTCATGTAAGCGTAGAGATGTGCTACGAGAGAGTCAAAGAGCGAAGGTTGTTGAAGGGATTGCAAGTGATGAAATTAATACCGGAAGAGGATTAAATCAAGAGAAGTCATTGACACGACCCGGAGATACTCGTTGGAGTTCGCATTATGGTACTCTCATCAACttgatgcatttatttttttctattaatgATGTTCTTGAGTATGTTGGGGAGAATGGTTATGAGGATGCACATAGGCCTGAAGCTTTGGATGTGCAAGAAATTCTAAATCATTTTGAGGTTATCTTTGTGTTGCATCTTATGAGGAAACTCTTGGGAATTACACATGATCTCTCTCAAGTTCTACAAAAGAAGGATCAAGACATTGTTAATGCTATGAATCTTGTCAAAGTAGCAAAAACACGTTTACAAGTAATGAGGGAAAAAGGTTGGGAGGTTTTGCTTACTAAAGTTACAAAGTTTTGTAGAGCAAATGAGATTGATGTGCTTGATATGGAAGATGAGTGTGTAGTTAGAGGAAGAGGAAGGCgtaaaattgagaaaataaaaaatctccaCCATTATCGAGTTGAGTTGTTTTGTTCAGTCATTGATATGCAAGCTCAAGAATTGAATCACCGTTTTAATGAAGTCAACACAGATTTACTTCTGTGTATGACATGTTTTGATCCTAGAGACTCATTTTCTGCATTTGATTCAGAGAAGCTGCTTCGCCTTGCCAAGTATTATCCATCTGAATTTTCTGAAGTTACTTTGTATGAGCTTGAAAGTCAGCTTGATAACTTTATTTTTGATATGCGCACAGATGAAAGATTTTCAAAAGTATCGAGAATTGCAGGTCTTGCTCAGAATATGGTTTCTACAAGGAAACATGAGAATTTTGCGTTG TTAAAAATTACACTGCCGGAGCCAGTCccccctcctccgccgccggagCCGGTCCTCTCCCCTCCACCGCTGGAGCCGGTCCCCTCTCCTCCGCCGCCATACGCTGTCAACCACCAGCTCAATCTCCCTCCTCTTCCCTTCCACCGCGAAGCACGTCCGCAGCGCGTCACAGATCGACACCGGCAAATGCACCCATCCCTACGCCGCCCCGATTTTCATGAAACTGACCTCGGCCCTTCGGCTGGAGAGGATGCGGTTggtcgtcttcttcttcttcttcttggatttGATTCTGACTTGGCCGATGCAGGCGACTTTTGGAGAGGAAGGCTCGGGGTTGTCGAGGCGTTTCTTGAGGAGGAAAGGGGAGGCCTTGTTAGGGCGGAGGCGGTGGCCGGGGCTGAGGATTGA